The Candidatus Sysuiplasma jiujiangense genome contains a region encoding:
- a CDS encoding Lhr helicase, with product GTRANFALAEIMTSFLASVTGQSVEMDYSPYHIYLRCSRQITASDVERIIKGIDPGRLEEYIRGVARRSRFFNLVFLYEAKKFGVISKDADMSRIRFEKIVDSYLETPVYTDSVRKLITNYMDLDSLRGFLSNTNEIEFVLMNNISGSSGIFLRHYSEKVLPLRPTKSILESVKTRLMNEETVLYCVSCGNIRTMKIREIKSIKCPDCGSYLVASLSRYDREELDSINHKGGDNSRIRRRISKNAHLVREKGMIAIITMAARGIGAETASRILEVSYHSEDDIIRAILNAEVEFAKNKRYWD from the coding sequence GGGACAAGGGCAAATTTTGCACTAGCGGAGATAATGACCAGCTTTCTGGCCTCGGTGACTGGACAGAGTGTTGAGATGGATTATTCCCCATATCACATATACCTGCGGTGTTCCCGCCAGATAACGGCATCAGATGTCGAGAGGATTATCAAGGGAATAGACCCTGGCAGGCTGGAAGAGTATATCAGGGGCGTCGCCAGGAGGTCAAGATTTTTCAACCTGGTATTCCTGTACGAAGCGAAAAAATTCGGCGTGATAAGTAAGGATGCCGACATGAGCCGCATTCGCTTCGAGAAGATAGTGGACTCTTACCTTGAAACGCCGGTTTACACAGATTCCGTGAGGAAACTGATTACCAACTACATGGACCTGGACTCGCTGAGAGGATTCCTTTCCAACACAAATGAAATTGAGTTTGTTCTTATGAACAATATTTCAGGGTCTTCTGGAATCTTCCTCAGGCACTATTCTGAGAAGGTGTTGCCACTTCGGCCGACCAAGTCCATACTTGAATCCGTCAAGACCAGGCTGATGAATGAAGAAACGGTCCTATATTGCGTCTCCTGTGGTAATATCCGGACAATGAAGATTCGCGAGATAAAATCAATAAAGTGTCCGGATTGCGGCAGTTACCTTGTGGCTTCGTTATCACGATATGACCGAGAGGAACTGGACTCCATAAACCATAAGGGTGGCGACAATTCCAGGATAAGAAGAAGAATTTCAAAGAATGCTCATCTTGTCAGGGAGAAGGGTATGATAGCCATAATAACAATGGCTGCAAGGGGGATCGGGGCGGAAACCGCCTCAAGGATCCTCGAGGTGTCGTATCACAGCGAGGATGACATTATCAGGGCTATACTCAACGCTGAGGTGGAGTTCGCAAAGAACAAGCGGTACTGGGATTGA